A section of the Harmonia axyridis chromosome 2, icHarAxyr1.1, whole genome shotgun sequence genome encodes:
- the LOC123673359 gene encoding uncharacterized protein LOC123673359 translates to MGFYQDISTGYSEEVAQHLKKWSSQRGKLASAYNRRIFLSECKRQVLNSDKGSVTVIIERETYKQKMYEIVNSESFRTLRKDPTLTLQTKSNNYIKKLQDLNILSAERAKALKSYNSVCPKIYGNPKLHKRDCPLRPIVSSINSPTSNISMFMTEVLTQTYDRENEYFIKDTFEFATFVNNFRLEEDYVLISLDVVNLFGNLCEEVVVDVLNQRWGSISRNCDIPKDLFFEVIRFILRNNYFSFDNQYYIQIFGCAMGSKISPILAQYVMDHALDMCVPKLRHKIAFIKKFVDDLIVALHKQDVEIILEQFNSYNPHIQFTIEFEDENNSKIEKYMNPSPSSGRRSLADCYSHSTLPKPAMS, encoded by the exons ATGGGATTTTATCAGGACATATCTACAGGATATTCAGAGGAAGTAGCACAACACCTTAAAAAATGGAGTTCACAGAGGGGCAAGTTGGCGTCGGCTTATAATAGACgtatatttttatcagaatgtaAGAGACAAG tCCTCAACAGCGATAAGGGTTCCGTAACAGTGATAATAGAACGCGaaacttacaaacaaaaaatgtatgaaatagTAAATTCAGAGAGTTTTCGAACACTCCGAAAAGATCCAACTTTAACATTGCAAACTAAAAGTAATAATTATATCAAAAAGTTACAAGACCTAAATATTCTGAGTGCAGAAAGGGCAAAAGCTCTGAAATCCTATAATTCAGTTTGTCCTAAAATCTATGGCAATCCCAAATTGCACAAACGTGATTGTCCTTTGCGTCCTATAGTATCAAGTATAAACAGTCCAACCAGCaatatatctatgtttatgacAGAAGTGTTAACCCAAACTTATGATAGAGAAAATGAGTACTTTATAAAAGATACATTCGAATTTGCTACATTTGTCAATAATTTCAGGTTAGAGGAGGATTATGTCCTCATTTCTTTAGATGTTGTCAACCTGTTTGGCAACCTATGTGAGGAAGTTGTAGTAGATGTCCTTAATCAGAGATGGGGTAGTATTTCTAGAAACTGTGACATTCCTAAAGATCTATTTTTTGAAGTTATCAGGTTCATACTTCGGAAcaattatttctcatttgacAATCAGtattatattcaaatatttggatGCGCCATGGGCTCGAAAATCAGCCCAATATTGGCTCAGTATGTCATGGATCATGCATTAGATATGTGTGTTCCAAAGTTGAGACACAAAATCGCCTTCATCAAAAAATTTGTTGATGATCTTATTGTAGCCTTGCACAAACAAGACGTTGAAATTATATTGGAACAGTTCAATAGTTACAATCCGCATATACAGTTTACAATAGAGTTTGAGGACGAAAATAATTCT
- the LOC123673360 gene encoding uncharacterized protein LOC123673360 has protein sequence MGFYQDISTGYSEEVAQHLKKWSSQRGKLASAYNRRIFLLECKRQVLNSDKGSVTVIIERETYKQKMYEIVNSESFRTLRKDPTLTLQTKSNNYIKKLQDLNILSAERAKALKSYNSVCPKIYGNPKLHKRDCPLRPIVSSINSPTSNISMFMTEVLTQTYDRENEYFIKDTFEFATFVNNFRLEEDYVLISLDVVNLFGNLCEEVVVDVLNQRWGSISRNCDIPKDLFFEIIRFILRNNYFSFDNQYYIQIFGCAMGSKISPILAQYVMDHALDMCVPKLRHKIAFIKKFVDDLIVALHKQDVEIILEQFNSYNPHIQFTIEFEDENNSVLRSTDTDGVEIKFGSIVNIKGLTCKIKKCLSREDVKIAVYNYKTVKRLYNLEDENIIEKLSEPTDWVSSMVIVRKPNNDIRICIDPKNLNKAIKREHFHVPSLEELTYELSGAKYFSTLDCSNGFWHVKLDTGRIKTRYIKTITYRTYG, from the exons ATGGGATTTTATCAGGACATATCTACAGGATATTCAGAGGAAGTAGCACAACACCTTAAAAAATGGAGTTCACAGAGGGGCAAGTTGGCGTCGGCTTATAATAGACGTATATTTTTATTAGAATGTAAGAGACAAG tCCTCAACAGCGATAAGGGTTCCGTAACAGTGATAATAGAACGCGaaacttacaaacaaaaaatgtatgaaatagTAAATTCAGAGAGTTTTCGAACACTCCGAAAAGATCCAACTTTAACATTGCAAACTAAAAGTAATAATTATATCAAAAAGTTACAAGACCTAAATATTCTGAGTGCAGAAAGGGCAAAAGCTCTGAAATCCTATAATTCAGTTTGTCCTAAAATCTATGGCAATCCCAAATTGCACAAACGTGATTGTCCTTTGCGTCCTATAGTGTCAAGTATAAACAGTCCAACCAGCaatatatctatgtttatgacAGAAGTGTTAACCCAAACTTATGATAGAGAAAATGAGTACTTTATAAAAGATACATTCGAATTTGCTACATTTGTCAATAATTTCAGGTTAGAGGAGGATTATGTCCTCATTTCTTTAGATGTTGTCAACCTGTTTGGCAACCTATGTGAGGAAGTTGTAGTAGATGTCCTTAATCAGAGATGGGGTAGTATTTCTAGAAACTGTGACATTCCTAAAGatctattttttgaaattatcaggttCATACTTCGGAAcaattatttctcatttgacAATCAGtattatattcaaatatttggatGCGCCATGGGCTCGAAAATCAGCCCAATATTGGCTCAGTATGTCATGGATCATGCATTAGATATGTGTGTTCCAAAGTTGAGACACAAAATCGCCTTCATCAAAAAATTTGTTGATGATCTTATTGTAGCCTTGCACAAACAAGACGTTGAAATTATATTGGAACAGTTCAATAGTTACAATCCGCATATACAGTTTACAATAGAGTTTGAGGACGAAAATAATTCT GTACTTAGATCTACGGACACAGATGGGGTTGAAATTAAGTTTGGTAGTATTGTTAATATTAAAGGTTTAacttgtaaaataaaaaaatgtttgagtagAGAAGATGTGAAAATAGCAGTATATAATTACAAAACTGTTAAGAGACTGTATA ACTTAGAAGACGAAAATATTATAGAGAAATTATCAGAACCAACCGATTGGGTCAGCTCAATGGTGATCGTTCGTAAGCCCAATAATGATATCCGAATCTGCATTGACCCCAAGAACTTGAATAAAGCCATAAAACGAGAACATTTCCATGTGCCATCATTAGAAGAATTAACGTACGAGTTATCAGGAGCTAAGTATTTCAGCACTCTAGATTGTAGTAACGGTTTTTGGCATGTTAAATTGGATACCGGTAGAATTAAGACAAgatacattaaaacaattacataTAGGACATATgggtaa